In Physeter macrocephalus isolate SW-GA chromosome 2, ASM283717v5, whole genome shotgun sequence, a single window of DNA contains:
- the GPR55 gene encoding G-protein coupled receptor 55, translating to MRKLSPREGSDSRRSRLVTKPGGEMTSHNSLSCTGPPTVLEGKRTLTSSAVDSAGRNMSQLSRTENCSFHDVDALMRTVQLAVHTPTFLLGLLLNLLAIRGFSSFLKKRRPRCVATSIYMINLAAFDLLLVLSLPFKVALSHGKAPLLPFCTLVECLYFVSMYGSIFTVCFISLDRFLAIRYPLLVSHLRSPRKTFGICCTIWVLVWAGSTPIYSFHGKVENYTCFHNMSDGTWSAKVFFPLEVFGFLLPMSIMGFCSSRSICILVARRDHTQDWVQQKACIWTIAASLAVFVVSFLPVHLSFLLQFLVRNGFIVECRAKQNIIFFLQLSMCFSNINCCLDVFCYYFVIKEFRMDVMAHRPSRVQLVLRDTMSTTAKGRKLCLEEGNLSLNSIADTSS from the coding sequence TGCTGGAGGGTAAGAGGACCCTCACCTCATCTGCCGTTGACTCTGCAGGAAGGAACATGAGCCAGCTGAGCCGGACTGAGAACTGCTCCTTCCATGACGTGGATGCTCTGATGAGAACCGTGCAGCTGGCTGTCCACACCCCGACCTTCCTCCTCGGTCTGCTCCTCAATTTGCTCGCCATCCGAGGCTTCAGCTCCTTCCTGAAGAAGAGGCGGCCCCGCTGCGTTGCCACCTCCATCTACATGATCAACCTGGCGGCCTTTGACCTGCTGCTGGTGCTTTCTCTCCCATTCAAGGTGGCCCTGTCTCACGGGAAGGcgcccctccttcccttctgcaCCCTAGTGGAGTGCCTCTACTTCGTCAGCATGTACGGGAGCATCTTCACCGTCTGCTTCATCAGCCTGGACAGGTTCTTGGCCATCCGGTACCCGCTCCTGGTCAGCCACCTCCGGTCCCCCAGGAAGACCTTCGGGATCTGCTGCACCATCTGGGTCCTGGTGTGGGCGGGGAGCACCCCTATCTATAGCTTCCATGGGAAAGTGGAAAATTACACGTGCTTCCACAACATGTCTGACGGCACCTGGAGTGCCAAGGTCTTCTTCCCTCTTGAGGTCTTCGGCTTCCTTCTTCCCATGAGCATCATGGGTTTCTGCTCCTCCAGGAGCATTTGCATTCTGGTCGCCCGTCGGGACCACACCCAGGACTGGGTCCAGCAGAAGGCCTGTATCTGGACTATCGCGGCCAGTCTGGCTGtctttgtggtctcctttctccCGGTCCACCTGAGTTTCCTCTTGCAGTTCCTGGTGAGGAATGGCTTTATCGTGGAGTGCAGAGCCAAGCAGAACATCATCTTCTTCCTGCAATTGTCCATGTGTTTCTCCAACATCAACTGCTGCCTGGATGTTTTCTGCTACTACTTTGTCATCAAAGAATTCCGCATGGATGTGATGGCCCACCGGCCTTCCAGGGTCCAGCTGGTCCTCCGGGATACCATGAGTACCACGGCTAAGGGAAGAAAGCTGTGCTTGGAGGAAGGAAACCTCAGTCTGAACTCCATAGCAGATACCTCTTCCTAG